A segment of the Elaeis guineensis isolate ETL-2024a chromosome 6, EG11, whole genome shotgun sequence genome:
ATTATAGTGGATGTGTATGGGCTCCTTATTATGACATTCCACATGTCATAATCTCGtgcttgaataaatatccttattcttactttccaataggtatagttagtACCATTGAAAAGCAGAGGTCTATTGGTTGATTGCCTCTCAACCAATGAAGTCCTAATTGAGTTTGCCATTTAACCTTTAACTCTTTAACCGTTAGATCAACAATTAATATTAGAGCACTTGCTcgaataccacttgttgcccaaggatggctacccaagaggaggggtgaattggaaatttaaaaattttaagcttcttGTATGTAGAAATTTAACAACTAAGTGCTTTATAAGATAAGTAAACTATATGCAAGAAGTAAGAacaataagaaaaataagaacacaatcacaaacacaaattttatagtggttcagcaTCAAACTCAGTACTTACGTCCACTCCCTAAGTAAACCACTTAGAAAATTAACTATAATTCACTACAAGAATTACAGTCTGATTATTTTCTTTGGGCTCACAATCCAATCTGGTTGGTTTTATCCTTAGCTCACCAACTACACCCGTACAATGATTGTTTTACACAGGCTAACAATCAACCCCAATTGGTTTTATCCTTGGCTCACCAATCAAACTAATTACAACCATCCAATTCGATGCTTGGACAAATCCAAGTTTCTCACCTCAAGAAACTTAAAACAAATACAATAGAAAATAAGTTGGGACAAGAAAAACTCAATGAAAGCTAGAGAGAAGAGAGTTGAAGTCGCTTTGCTTGTTAGCTTGAACTCTTCTCCTTGAATGCTTGGGAGAAGTTGGTGAAGATCTTCAATGCTTGTCTCCAACTTCTCACTTTGAGGATTGTTGGAAGGACAAAGGAATCTCAGAgaatcacttcttcctttttcataaTTCAGCTCACTCTCTTGAATGCACCTGAATGCTCTTAAATGTTAGTTCAAAACTCTCCAAAAAAGTCCCTTCAATGCTCCAAGGTGTTCCTTATTTAAATCCCAGAGGTTTCCCACCCATCTAAGATATTTGGAGAGGCTGCATGTAATGTCCTAACTGTTGGAGAAGAGAGAATGATTGTAAGAAGCTTGTTGGAGAAAACATAGCTGCTCTGAAAAACTAACCATTACAGGACTGGGTCGGCTCAATTTCCTTTGAGTCAGCTCAATTTCCAACTAGGTCGGATCAAATTTTGTCTGGGTCAGCTCAATGTCTGCAGGCTATGCTCTCTACCTTTTATGCTCCATCGCTCAGTTGGTCGGCTCAGTTGAACTGGGTCGGCTCACTTTTAAACTTGGTTGGCTCAGTATCAGGAGGCTGAAAATTAACCTTTCTACCTTTTTCACTCTACTGCTCGATTGGTCGGTTCAGTCTGAACTGGATCGGCTCAGTGGAACTGGTTCGACTCACTTTGAACTGGATCGGCTAATTGAACTGCTCCATGAAACTTCAGCTTTTCTGTTTTTTGACTGTTCTTTGCCACTGGGTTGGCTCAGTTAAAACTGGGTCAGCTTAGTTTACATGCCAAGCATGCCATTAGTCCTTTAATAgcctttcttcttcaattttctttGTAGGCTAGACTTATCTTATTTACTTGATTTTATTCCTCATTAAAATTCTTCCAAGATGTGTCTAGTCTAGAGTGCCTTTGCAAACCTCTTGAGTAGTGGTTCTTCATTTGATTTTCAAGAAACACTTGAAACAAGTGAGCATATTGAATTTAAAGCTAGACATCTTCAAAAATAATGTtagtaattcaataatttatattcaaatacttttgttatcatcaaaatcaatcttgagGTCAACAATCAGTGACTGACGTTTTTTCTCGCATACAGGCATTGAACACAGcataggaggttttatgtctcttagCATTCTCAGGAGTGTCGaagaactcattcaatatttgaatcatctgttttGGTTGTGCATCCTTGAACTTACAGCTAAACTTATCATTTATGACTGCCCTCATGATGCAACGTATTGTAgtatggtcattgagccacttctgataagtgtcttttaTTATACCATGTGCATTCgcagtaggttcttcaggtgttgGATCTGTAAGCATATACAGGATCCGCTCatactccaagatgatcttcaactttcgataccagctatcgaagttgagtcTGATAAGCTTGTTACTGTCTAATAGCGAGCAGagtgatagtgtgttggccattgctaaaaaaaattaacgacctgttagtatatgaattattttaatcctaaagacatagattttaaaagtttttctactattttatatgaattggtagcctctactttcaattcgaggaattacattaatcccTTAGcagatactaaaatccacataaACTGTATTCAagcttgagtgtggctcgactaatctttgtgcatctatgggtaggttcttaaccaattatttttctaaataatttttagtaattgattttatccCAGATTTTTCTTTAGTAGGCGTATAGCACCTCCACCAAAAATTTTAGTTtgatctaaccattaacatgactacaccaagtgtatctaacaaatggatgtctaggcatgagtgtggctcggccaacctgatcatTGATCTGAAAGGCACAACAaggtggtcatatgatgaatgataattttaatacccaATAAACATtaagcgtgtggcacctctaatacttatttagaatattgaactcattatcatacaacttaatgggaggctatgaacaagttatccccataactgtaTTATttcaaagacctaataatttaaatgatttgatttaatgatttaaaaataagataaaaaattgacttgtaagtcataaatcctcccactgacttcatcaaatcatgaaGAGGATTAAAGATAAGCTGGCCCAGagatacctaaattagtcaaactgatttatcttaatagcATCGATCAGCTCAAATCATTCAGtattctaatcaaaatataatctatcaaattaatcagataaatgagatcggtgggagggtctactttggcttgccttagataccatcaaaatgatcagacaagcggactgtcaattaaaaaaaattggtctaattatcatacttatcttagatatcaattgatcaattagtttcgatttgatcagccAAAGAACTCGGGCTAAATCATTAAGCCACTATCAGATCCATTTAGTATGGTCAAaattatggacttgatcaagctacaactattgaggttaatctaaaaaaattttgatctaatctaattcaatatttgattagatttaatcaatttttttaattaatctatattggtttctaaccctaggtctgtTCCAGTTAGataacctgatttgagctaacccactacctatcgatttatgaggtatcttaagatcttcaattctcaaatctagatcttttactcttaattctcaattaagtatataaAATATGTGTTTCAATTATAAAACTATTTTACTAGGGTTTCACGTGAGGCATGCAtcatatgtcataatttttagatcttaaaaactaatttttagatctaagtttaacaattaaacttttattaatttgatctaaattttatttatacatcacatgcatcatataaaaatttagatctctatagattacatcatatgcaacatccaatttcgatcttaaaatcaatttttatatctgaatttatttcattaaaattactataaatcataaattattttaaatctaatctaaatatattcatgatcaaaataatttaaaaaatttttttactattctTTTTGATAAGATATGATCACAGTgatacccctatacgtcataagagaacccatcgaatggacaagagaggaaATTAATTTCTACTTTCTCTTATAATCGGACGATCTGGTGATCATTCCAATCTGAGTACTGGGCTACtaagatcaaaaatataattttaaatattatttatatctacatatatattgtCAAACAATCTAAGCGTGCATATGAATATGATCATATGAACTATGatattcatctaatctaattagatcaatgcatcatatactttatttcagatctgaacctatatttatacagcatataaaataaataattcagATCTAGAATCACATAGaaatctatttaaaaatacatatgaatacataaaaaataaaattttggttaaacctattttgatattatatagaattttgtttaaaatcagatatgaaaatctgtcaaaatatatttaattcagatcttgattaagtctaacttctaacctaaaaaatcttctcaaaaattttgttaaaatagatttaaaatagaacATAATTAGGTGGTTATTCTAACAAAAATTTGTAacaaaaaaattctattataatagaTTTCTAACAGATTTCAATTAACCATTGATTTGGATCTTGAAATCTAGTAAAAACCAGATTAGAAAATTCAGattaatagatctaaattagatttaatatctaccataaaaatttgattatatatcaTATGTAAACCTATCAGAAAAACTATCTATGCATCCATATTATCAACCTGACTcagatatcagttgaagaaaaaactcCAATTCAGATCGGATCACCAGGGTGCATCTGAATAAAtttctattctaaaatttttataacccTTATCATTATCTGATATGAAgcaaagaagagatcaagatcctcaaAGATTTCTTGATCAGATGcctcataagatctgaaagtatagaccctctacttcacacgCATGTTAGGCATCATAGAAAAGAGGGATGGTCCTCGATCAGGACGTCGCTCCTTCCGAAGGGCAGCAAGGGAGggaggagatctgatctccacatGATGGATGCCTAGGATAGAAGCTCTCCATGCCTAGAAGAGGAGCGCCAAGAAGAACTCATGCCCTAATCTTTTCAGTGTCTGccctctcctcttcttttcctaacgatagttttttttttcttttgttttgtttttgtcacacaaaagttTCACATCACCATCAGTGGTTAAAGGGCCTCCCTTTATATAGTTGAGGCCtccatgatctaatcaaattcttaACTGATTAGGATACTAATTCAAACTAGATTTGAATTAGTTTCAGCCTTGTCCAAAAAGAAAACTTGATGGAGAAAGGATTGACGCCAATATTGGCGCGCTCACTTTCTCATGCATGCACACAAGAGGAGGGCTGGAAAAAACTAGCACCCCCTCCTTCTCTTGGTTGGCCACTTaatgagagagagtctcaaggTTTTGGGACTCtatggatccaatccaaattaggctcaattcgaatccaatttgaatctgattcaaacCAAATTCAAATATATTGTCAATCTCAATCTGATTAGGATTcagatccaagtctaacttagatttttaacccaattaatcttaattaaattaattcaaattaaatcagatctaatctaaaataattagtacttgaattcaatctctcataaatcttttagatcatagatcagatcattatcatctccaaaattaaatctgcacctcatatccagtgctagttggacatagtcaactgtttaatcccatatgatctcaaacttaattctcaattaagataatctatttgttcaatcaagttataTACTTTCAAATGGAGCATACAGAtgttaggtcaattcttttctatgttgcttgactttgtatgtaactccataggttcgaacactaagtcggtagtatagaaactattttctatgctaatcgaagttaccatctagcaatagtttttgacatccgaataggtcgaatatttgcaaagtaatattcaagaatctaagtatatggttaccacataattcattcatttgaccctgaatgcttaggatgatctaagatttgcTGTCAACCCTGAAtgtgtcatccatattgtatttcaacctttcaaatctattacatagattatcctgatcaaggttttactaaattaaaatatagtgatacattaacttctataatctggagggatcaatctcatcttaactcacatatagacttcgcaagtacttaactgtacccagtaaccttccatcactacattagaaatacagatagtctgacatcaaagtatagtgagttgtttgtaagtcattgtggtgatctcagatttgagggatacttatatccatacccttcatgagctatctttgacagcaaagtgctcagcAGGTAAGTcattgttcagtgatgatatactcctatatcttatctgtatactataccagtgtctccatgctccttggttacgaggacaaccaacatatatggcacacaatgacctataacATCATCATTctattaatgacatatcatttggtcatgaatacatttaagaactattcgataaatccttctttatcgattatattatagttctaaggacttcatcataaaactaagagttctataaggaagatgtCAATATGATGaacatatcaaaataacttttatttattgattaataattcatatataaagctCAATTGTTTATAATAAGTTAGTTGGCTTTAGGATTCAATTCCTAACATAATTTACATATATTCTTAAGTATGATAATTATgtctaatttaatttcaaatttcatgttaCTCCCCCTTACTATGTGCCAAATGTTCTTTAGGATAATATTTTGTTCCAAATTATTACTTTTCAATATTTCATTAATTATAATTTCAATCAATGCTCaatcttctctccctttttgtcattatcaaaaaggcAAACATTATCGAACACCATACAATATTTATAAAGGATATATTGCACATATAAAAGAAAACAAACTCCAAGTTTCATtcattcataaaaaaagatacaATGATTCCAAAATCTCAAAATGAGCTTGATCATTACATAAAACATTGATAGACAAAATGCTCAAAATGATAATGCAACTACATGCAACCTAATCTAAGCTAGGATTGGGAGGGGTAGAGGAAGCTAGATCCATGGGCACCGAAGAATGCTGCTTGACAAAGACTTCTCTCATAGCATCCCTCACTAGAGAAGACAGACAACTAGAAACTTGATCAAATATCTGCTACACAATCTCCTCAGTCTAATCCTCATCAAGCCAAATAGTGGACGAAGATGCAGCTTAAACATGCCTTTCCTAATGGAATTAAAACATGAATAATTCAAGATAATTCATCAAACtaaaagcattcatttcagcacATTCAACAAATCAATAACTTAGATCAAATAAACCTAATTGCTTTTTTATTGCACAAAATCTTTCTTCATTTAATGGCTCAGTAAAAATATCTGCAATTTAATTTTCAATTGGTACAAATTCAAGAGTTTGTCATTATTTTGCACATGATCcctaataaaatgatgtctaacttCTATATATTTTGTTCTTGAATGTAATATgggatttttaattaaatttatggcacttgtgttatcacatcaaATAGAAATATTGTCACAAGTAATACCATAGTCCTCTAATTATTGTTTGATCTACAATAGTTGAGCACAACAACTCTCAATAGCAATATATTCGGCTTCCACCGTAAACAAGGCTACTaacttttgtttcttgctaaaccatgagatcaaattaactcctaaaaattgatatGTACCACTTGTACTCTTTTTATCTAAGCAATAATCAGCAAAATCAGAATCACTGTATCTAATTAAGTATAATGAAGATTATTTTGAGTACCATAAGCCTACATCTTGAGtgtttattaaatatttaaagattcttttaactgcaactacatgagattccttaggatttgattgataacatgcacacatGCATAAGCTAAACATTATATCCAGTCTACTAATAGTTAAATAAAGTaaagatccaatcatacctcgatATTGCTTGAGATCTACTGCTTTTTCTTTTACGTCTTGATCAAGTTTGCAACTTGTTCTCATAGCGGTGCCGATTCCTCTGACATTCtccatcctaaatttttttaatattttcttgatGTATTTACTTTGATTGATGAAGATTCTCTTATTTGATTACTTGATCTGAAGTTCGAGAAAGAACTTCAGCTCTCCCATCATTCTCATCTCGAACTCATCCTGCATAAGTCTAGAAGAATCTCTACATAAGACTTCATTAGTAGTATTGAAtacaatgtcatcaacatataattatacaatcaataaatcatttgatcttctttttatgaataatattttatctacattgtctcttttaaaattattatttagtaagaacTTACTTAACCTATCATACCAAACcctagatgcttgttttaatccacatAAAGCTTTCTTAAGTTTGAATAAATGATTAGGCAATTAttgattttcaaaatctagaggttgttctatataaacttcctcctcaattaatccattcaagaatatactttttatattcatttaaaaaagtttaaaattcataaaacaaGCAAATGTTAAGAGCAATCTAATAGCTTCAAGTCTAGTTATGGATGCAAaagattcatcaaaatcaattctctcttttTGATTGTATCCTTGTACAACCAATCTAGCTTTGTTTCTAATTACATTGCCCTTCTCATCAagtttattcctaaaaacccatttaGTTTTAATTACTAAAAAGTTTTTAGGTCTTTCAACTAATTCTCAAactttgtttctttcaaattggtttaatTCTTCTTACATTGCTAATATCCAATTAAGATCTTTTTCAGCttgtattatatttttagattctaaatgTGATACAAAGGCAAAGTGATTCATAGCTTCCCTAAGTAATGCTCTAGTTTTAATGCCATGAGATAGATCACCTATTATTAATTTCTTagaatgattgtgatcatacctccatttcttTTGTAAATTGGATGTACCTTGCTCATCTTGGGATTGTGGCACAACTTCTTTAATATCTTGCTCcacatcttctttttcttgagaaGGAGTGTCTTCAATAGTCATgtatttcaatttcttttcaagattttctacatccacatcaagctcttcttctcttattttaagAGAGTTAGTCTTATCAAAAATGACATATATTGATTCTTCTACAATTAATGTTCTTTTGTTAAATACTCTATATACTCTACTACTAGATGAATAATCTATAGAAATGCCTTCAtatgattttacatcaaatttttttaatttatctttaccatttattaaaataaaacatctacatccaaaaatttcaaaatataaaatattaggtttcttttctttatatagttcatatggagttttctttaaaattgatctaattaatactCTAATTAGCACACAGCATgcagtgttaatagcttccgtccaaaagtattttGAAAGGTTATTTTCATAAAGCATGATTTGTGCCATTTTAATAATatcctattctttctttctaccaTCTTATTTTATTGATTTTAGGTATAAAAAAAGtatgattaattttaattttagaatagaaattttcaaatctatgattttcaaattcagtaccaTAATCACTTCTTATTTTTAAAACACTACACTCTTTTTCACTAGTTATTTTGTTTAACAAACATATCAAAGGCTTCATATTTATGTGCTAAGTATAACATCCAAGTGAATCTAGAATAGTCAACAATTATAACAAATCCAAATCTTTTTCCTCCAAGACTAGTGGTTGagataggtccaaataagtccatatgaagCAATTCTAGTGGCCTAATTATTgagacaatatttttagatttgaagaagatTTAGTTTGTTTGCCAAGTTGACAAGCTttgtaaattttattcttttcaaaatttatcttaggtGGACCTTTTACTAAGTCAAGCTTAATTAACCTTGTTAATAAATCCATGCTTGCATGACTTAGTCTATTATGCCAAAACTAAGTAGATTCATTTACTTTAGCATTCATAGCAACAAGATACTCAATATTTTCATTTTtaagttcatcaagatcaacaatGTAAATATTACTATGTCTCTTTCCTATGAATTTAATGTTATCATCAAatgaactagttacaatgcaatgagaagatttgaaagatacattgaagcctttatcacagaattgacttaTACTAAGCAATTAGTTATACATCAAATCTTCAACTAACAATACATTTTCTATACTAATGGATGGTGTTATCAAGATATTATCGAgatcaataattttttctttaccattgtcttCAAAAGTCACCATACCTCCATCTTTAGCCTCAAAAGAGATAAATTATGATTTATCTCCCATCATATGCCTCGAGCATTAGCTATCAAGgtactgaaaggaatatgccctacaagccaatcgacttatgtatataagaaattttttttgtaatctttcagacttatgtaaatgatattttatattaataaaagatatttttttttcatcatgtgcTGCATCTTATGTTTTTTAATTAAGATCATGATGAATCCCATAGAtcaggataataattttaaggttatgatgagatcatacctatgagacctaaaatcttaaaatcttgatCTAGAACATTCCTAGTTAGAGagatattgagtcggagatcgatgttctgaaagaactagcacatcctatatatgctcaatagagagggtagctgatctcataagctacttgtgtgagacactaatacaagggtgtgggtgctcattagagaataagttcactgaattgatctgacatgaaaaatattttataaaattttaatgtcaagagatgcttctctagtggggtttgtgcatgtggtccttagacctaagaccaccatggtaccttgtgtatatgaaaCCATAGTTTTggtttatactcattcatgacttagtcatgtatggggtgttcttgtGAGAATTTCAatgtaggggtaaaacgataattttaaaactttttcaaaattataattttatagtaaaaattattaaataatctaattaattaacatatattaatcctacataaagatctaaatataatatatatagcatgtatttaaatttaaaattttaaattctatagtaaacattttactgttatgtgttccgaacacattaccttcgtgcaggtagtcgatcgctgcagtctgatcaccgtcgaaaagatttgatcattgcaatacaatcatacagtatgtctggcctctgcagatcatccacatgaagctcttggtctgatcggcttctcacgaatgctagttcgttgcagaaccctttcgacggctgatgctgatcgaactccttcgatcttgatctgtcgactcctcagatatcctggatcatcaacagttatacttgagaggttgatgaagctctctttgaagtttggtgggctcacgacactcgtagctcaccttctcacttctcgaatcctaggcagtaatcctagggtacacacagaagaccctacgcccactctctttcttttcttttctctcgaagttTTTTGAACTTTCAACTCACGCACAAGGTCTTCTTCATGCAACCTTTTTTCTCACAGATGAGTtctcgcatgccccaccttcttatttcttttaaaatagtgcaagatgcatctttacagcatttttacagcgtgagaggataaagctaggtggttgctcacttgaattcaaatcgaatttgaattcaaatgccaaccaaccaatctttatccactcttggcatgagaagagaggggcgtgggcttctttgtgcatagagagttttcacgagaaaccttttttcgtgtagaataagtggtgcacaaaagaaaggggtggcccatgggatttgttgcccattcaaattcaaacttcatttgaatttgaatggccaaccatctttatccacccaaatggcacacaaagaaggggtgtgggaaggcttttgcatgggagcaaattcatgagaacttgtttctcgtgaattcaaataggcgcaggtgagtgaggtggcgtagggagataaatcaaaggtggtttcaaatctaattgaaccaaccttattaaaataggttaggcacaattagactaaattaaatccaacataattaggcttaattaggctcaataaaattctaatcaaatcaaaaattgactaagcccaacccctgatcagatcagggaccaaaccacctcggcgattaggtcaactcttaacctaatcgggtcaaacccaactgaatccaattaaattggacttgatccaaaaataattactcaatcaaattaagttaattaatgatcaaatcactaattaaacttctcataaatactgagtccaaatctgatcggcaatcgggcatcaaagtccatcaatatgaaaccctgatcgaagagtcccaaaccagtgggactcttgaccccggtacccaaaatgtgtggaactcatgatcagagaatcctgattctcaatcacagagtccctgagtattaggactcttggtcgaagagtttcagtccagtgagactcttcaccagccatcagatcagataggaatctctaatgtgtgtgaccccgtaggttcgaacctaagccggtagcacaggaaccaatttctgtactaatcaaagtgaccatctagcaatggtacttgaCATCCGGAtcggtcgaatagttgcaatcacaatactcagaacctacgtgaatatggttactgtataattcatcttttttgacccctgtgtttaggacgactcagggttaaactatcaaccctgattagatcatctgaatcgtgctcaattcaaacagtcctgtgactcctcactaggactaccttagccaaggttttgctaaattgaaacacgactgtacacagctcctgaactagagtggtcaatcccatcttgacacacaccgacaagtcaagtacttgactacacccagcattcttccgtcactgaattagaaattcaggtagtccagtgcctaagtgcagtgagttgcttgcaagtcaccgtggtggtctcagatcggagagacatttatatccatatcccatcagagt
Coding sequences within it:
- the LOC140858802 gene encoding uncharacterized protein — translated: MANTLSLCSLLDSNKLIRLNFDSWYRKLKIILEYERILYMLTDPTPEEPTANAHGIIKDTYQKWLNDHTTIRCIMRAVINDKFSCKFKDAQPKQMIQILNEFFDTPENAKRHKTSYAVFNALAKNSQKTEKLKFHGAVQLADPVQSESNQFH